The following proteins are co-located in the Gordonia polyisoprenivorans genome:
- a CDS encoding endonuclease domain-containing protein, which produces MTIDEPTATPELVLRRDALSEPGMSPERFAAEFRLLRGEAHIGRGEMLTARQRVIAIASAAQGDPVVGGQAAMVMHGSRWFDSDFPILLIRGASASGRAARGSIPRRVDLPPEHIEVIDGIAVTSPIRTAFDVGRIQPRMRAIGHLDALAAATAYDLGELADYAETQKGVRYVRQLKGLIPRINSRSESPQESSSGLFFDDAGLPTMVVQYEVFNEYGILVARHDWAYPELKIGIEYDGEEYHSSPEQRASDAARDAESARLGWKVIRANKHRMRTHPMGVVNEIAEAIRTRGGYYS; this is translated from the coding sequence ATGACCATCGATGAACCCACAGCGACACCCGAACTCGTACTTCGACGCGACGCCCTCTCGGAACCGGGAATGTCGCCTGAACGATTCGCCGCGGAATTCCGGCTCCTTCGCGGCGAAGCGCACATCGGGCGCGGCGAGATGCTCACTGCACGTCAGCGGGTGATCGCGATCGCCTCTGCGGCGCAGGGAGATCCCGTGGTCGGCGGTCAGGCCGCCATGGTCATGCACGGTTCCCGGTGGTTCGATTCGGATTTCCCGATATTGCTCATCCGAGGTGCCAGCGCCTCTGGCCGTGCGGCGCGGGGCTCCATCCCCCGCAGGGTGGATCTGCCGCCCGAACACATCGAGGTCATCGATGGCATCGCGGTCACCTCGCCGATCCGGACCGCCTTCGACGTCGGGAGGATTCAGCCGAGAATGCGCGCGATCGGCCATCTCGACGCGCTCGCCGCGGCCACCGCATACGACCTCGGTGAACTCGCCGACTACGCCGAGACGCAGAAGGGCGTCCGATACGTACGCCAGCTGAAAGGTCTCATCCCGCGGATCAATTCACGCTCGGAGTCGCCGCAGGAGAGTTCGAGCGGCCTGTTCTTCGACGACGCCGGACTTCCCACGATGGTCGTGCAATACGAGGTCTTCAACGAGTACGGCATCCTCGTTGCCCGCCACGACTGGGCCTACCCTGAGCTGAAGATCGGCATCGAGTACGACGGTGAGGAATACCATTCCAGTCCCGAACAACGAGCGAGCGATGCCGCGCGCGACGCGGAGTCGGCGAGACTCGGCTGGAAGGTCATCCGCGCGAACAAGCATCGGATGAGGACCCATCCCATGGGCGTGGTGAACGAGATCGCCGAGGCCATCCGCACACGCGGCGGCTACTACTCGTGA
- a CDS encoding helix-turn-helix transcriptional regulator yields the protein MVTDPRRPNDADAVRAELRRVHRTTGLPVLFGGLVDGPGALLSGFVGTRTGLLRDLLIGSDRGLGGRTIVERRPGAVADYFHSTEITHDYDREVSGEGIESLVAAPAVVGGRTRAVIYGGLRAPERIGDRIVARVAVAARRLAHEIEVRDDVDLRVKQIETHSDPTTMPASVADGIIESYLALRDIADTTTDPALAERLRGVEQRLRGLGSEAESRTSVSLSTRETDVLAHLALGCSNAEIADRLSLRPETIKGYVGNLMRKLDVHNRREAVVRARRIGLLP from the coding sequence ATGGTCACCGACCCCCGGCGTCCCAACGACGCCGACGCCGTGCGTGCCGAGCTGCGCCGGGTACATCGCACAACGGGCCTGCCGGTGCTGTTCGGCGGGCTCGTGGACGGTCCGGGCGCACTGCTGTCGGGTTTCGTCGGAACCCGCACCGGGCTGCTGCGTGATCTCCTGATCGGTTCCGATCGTGGACTCGGCGGCCGGACCATCGTCGAGCGCCGCCCCGGCGCCGTCGCCGACTACTTCCACTCGACCGAGATCACCCACGACTACGACCGTGAGGTGTCCGGGGAGGGCATCGAATCACTGGTGGCCGCCCCCGCGGTGGTCGGCGGGCGCACCCGGGCGGTGATCTACGGCGGCCTGCGCGCACCCGAGCGCATCGGGGATCGGATCGTCGCACGGGTCGCGGTGGCCGCGCGTCGGCTCGCGCACGAGATCGAGGTCCGCGACGACGTGGATCTGCGCGTGAAACAGATTGAGACACATTCTGATCCGACGACGATGCCGGCGTCGGTGGCCGACGGGATCATCGAAAGCTATCTGGCGCTGCGGGATATCGCCGACACCACCACCGATCCCGCACTGGCCGAACGGTTGCGCGGCGTCGAGCAGCGGCTGCGCGGGCTGGGATCGGAGGCCGAATCGAGAACGTCGGTCTCGTTGTCGACCCGCGAGACCGACGTGTTGGCGCACCTCGCACTCGGCTGCAGCAATGCCGAGATCGCCGATCGGCTGTCGCTGCGGCCGGAGACGATCAAGGGGTACGTCGGCAATCTGATGCGCAAACTCGACGTACACAATCGTCGCGAAGCGGTGGTGCGGGCGCGGCGAATCGGCTTGTTGCCCTGA
- a CDS encoding acyl-CoA dehydrogenase yields the protein MAFGNPGFNVFELPEEHVALREAIRALAEKEIAPHAADVDENARFPQEALDALVASGFNAIHVPEEYDGQGADSVAACIVIEEVARVCGSSSLIPAVNKLGTMGLILNGSDELKAKVLPSIASGEAMASYALSEREAGSDAASMKTRARKDGSNWVLNGSKCWITNGGKSSWYTVMAVTDPEKKANGISAFMVHEDDPGFTVGPLEKKLGIKGSPTAELYFEDCTIPEDRIIGDEGTGFKTALQTLDHTRPTIGAQAVGIAQGALDNAIAYVKDRKQFGKPISSFQGVEFMIADMAMKVEAARLMVYTSAARAERGEKNLGFISSASKCFASDVAMEVTTDAVQLFGGAGYTRDFPVERMMRDAKITQIYEGTNQIQRVVMSRALLR from the coding sequence ATGGCCTTTGGAAATCCCGGATTCAACGTCTTCGAACTGCCCGAGGAGCATGTCGCGCTCCGTGAGGCGATCCGTGCGCTCGCGGAGAAGGAGATCGCACCGCACGCCGCCGACGTCGACGAGAATGCGCGCTTCCCGCAGGAGGCCCTCGACGCGCTCGTCGCCAGCGGATTCAACGCGATCCACGTCCCCGAGGAGTACGACGGACAGGGTGCCGACTCGGTGGCCGCCTGCATCGTCATCGAAGAGGTTGCGCGCGTGTGTGGGTCGTCGTCGCTGATCCCGGCCGTCAACAAGCTCGGCACCATGGGACTGATCCTCAATGGTTCCGACGAACTCAAGGCCAAGGTGTTGCCGTCGATCGCCTCCGGTGAGGCGATGGCGTCCTACGCCCTCTCTGAGCGTGAGGCCGGTTCGGATGCGGCGTCGATGAAGACCCGCGCCCGCAAGGACGGCAGCAACTGGGTGCTCAACGGCTCCAAGTGCTGGATCACCAACGGCGGCAAGTCATCCTGGTACACCGTCATGGCGGTCACCGACCCCGAGAAGAAGGCCAACGGCATCTCGGCGTTCATGGTCCACGAGGACGACCCGGGCTTCACCGTCGGCCCGCTGGAGAAGAAGCTCGGCATCAAGGGATCGCCCACCGCCGAACTGTATTTCGAGGACTGCACCATTCCCGAGGATCGGATCATCGGCGACGAGGGCACCGGCTTCAAGACCGCGCTGCAGACCCTCGACCACACCCGCCCGACCATCGGTGCGCAGGCCGTCGGCATCGCCCAGGGGGCGCTCGACAACGCCATCGCCTACGTCAAGGACCGCAAGCAGTTCGGCAAGCCGATCAGTTCGTTCCAGGGCGTGGAGTTCATGATCGCCGACATGGCGATGAAGGTCGAGGCCGCGCGGCTGATGGTCTACACCTCCGCCGCCCGCGCCGAGCGTGGCGAGAAGAACCTCGGCTTCATCAGCTCGGCGTCGAAGTGCTTCGCCTCCGACGTCGCCATGGAGGTCACCACCGACGCCGTGCAGCTCTTCGGCGGCGCCGGCTACACCCGTGACTTCCCGGTCGAGCGGATGATGCGCGACGCCAAGATCACCCAGATCTACGAGGGCACCAACCAGATTCAGCGTGTGGTGATGAGCCGCGCACTGCTGCGCTGA
- a CDS encoding NAD-dependent succinate-semialdehyde dehydrogenase → MSTTEIIDTQAVLDGVPTGLWIGGESVDASDAGTFTVYDPATEEPLTQVADATVEDARRALDIATSVADDWAATPARERGEILRRAFGLVADRTDDLAMLMTLELGRALPDSLAEARYGNEFLRWFAEEAVRIDGRFTHSPAGTGRIVVTHAPVGPCLAITPWNFPLAMGTRKIGPALAAGNVMLVKPAHETPLTMLALAEIFAEAGLPAGVLSVLPTMRAREVSSAIIGDDRIRKISFTGSTPVGKNLLGQAAERVQRTSMELGGNAPFVVFDDADVDKAVEGAFLAKMRNGGEACTAANRFLVQSGVVEEFTEKLVEKMSAVRIGPGYDDGVTLGPLVSAAQRDKVAEAVETAVAHGGRVRLGGKAPGGKGFFYPATVVDNVDAYAPVTRGEIFGPVAVISSFDSEDEAIKAANSTEFGLAAYFFTRDLDRALRVSTALDSGMVGVNRGVISDVAAPFGGVKESGIGREGGSEGIEEYLTVKYVAFT, encoded by the coding sequence ATGAGCACCACCGAGATCATCGACACCCAGGCCGTTCTCGACGGCGTACCCACCGGCTTGTGGATCGGCGGTGAGTCGGTCGACGCGTCGGATGCGGGCACGTTCACCGTCTACGATCCGGCGACCGAGGAACCGTTGACCCAGGTGGCCGATGCGACCGTCGAGGACGCCCGCCGGGCACTGGACATCGCGACCTCGGTTGCCGACGACTGGGCGGCGACCCCGGCTCGCGAACGTGGCGAGATCCTGCGTCGCGCTTTCGGTCTCGTGGCCGACCGCACCGACGATCTCGCGATGCTGATGACCCTTGAACTCGGCCGCGCGCTGCCCGACAGCCTCGCCGAGGCGCGCTACGGCAACGAGTTCCTGCGGTGGTTCGCCGAGGAGGCGGTACGCATCGACGGCCGGTTCACCCATTCGCCCGCCGGGACCGGCCGGATCGTGGTCACCCACGCCCCGGTCGGGCCGTGCCTGGCGATCACGCCGTGGAATTTCCCGCTGGCCATGGGAACGCGCAAGATCGGTCCCGCACTCGCCGCGGGCAACGTGATGCTGGTCAAGCCGGCCCATGAGACGCCGTTGACGATGCTGGCGCTCGCCGAGATCTTTGCCGAGGCCGGCCTGCCCGCGGGCGTGCTGTCGGTGTTGCCGACGATGCGGGCGCGGGAGGTGTCGTCGGCGATCATCGGCGACGACCGGATTCGCAAGATCAGCTTCACCGGCTCGACCCCGGTCGGCAAGAACCTGCTCGGCCAGGCCGCCGAGCGGGTACAGCGCACGTCGATGGAGCTCGGCGGCAACGCGCCGTTCGTCGTGTTCGACGACGCCGACGTCGACAAGGCCGTCGAGGGTGCCTTCCTGGCAAAGATGCGCAACGGCGGCGAGGCGTGCACAGCGGCCAATCGCTTCCTGGTGCAGTCCGGTGTGGTCGAAGAGTTCACCGAGAAGCTTGTCGAGAAGATGTCGGCGGTCCGGATCGGGCCCGGCTACGACGACGGCGTGACCCTCGGCCCGCTGGTCAGCGCGGCGCAGCGCGACAAGGTCGCCGAGGCCGTGGAGACCGCCGTCGCGCACGGCGGCAGGGTTCGCCTGGGCGGCAAGGCTCCCGGCGGAAAGGGCTTCTTCTACCCGGCCACCGTCGTCGACAACGTCGACGCGTACGCGCCGGTCACCCGCGGCGAGATCTTCGGCCCGGTGGCCGTGATCAGCTCCTTCGACTCCGAGGACGAGGCGATCAAGGCCGCCAACTCTACCGAATTCGGTTTGGCCGCATACTTCTTCACCCGCGACCTGGATCGGGCACTGCGCGTGTCGACGGCGCTGGACTCCGGCATGGTGGGGGTGAATCGCGGAGTGATCTCCGACGTCGCCGCACCGTTTGGCGGCGTCAAGGAGTCCGGCATCGGTCGCGAGGGCGGTTCGGAGGGCATCGAGGAGTATCTGACGGTCAAGTACGTGGCCTTCACCTGA
- a CDS encoding AMP-binding protein → MSVSDTDTTLAEALALDADFGRIDCGTANRSELSPLRFLERSATVFGDRTAIIYGRRRASYAEFADEVQRLARVLKSRITRGERIAYLAPNIPEMLVAHYAVPLAGGVLVALNSRLAGPELVYILNHAGVTTLFFDAEFRHTVSLIADEVPEMATTVEITDPEFGPTPGDVGASGITGLQTYADFLALADGPDVESDPIPWTVDDEDTVITINYTSGTTGKPKGVMYTHRGAYLNSFGETFHNQFTGHSRYLWTLPMFHCNGWCTPWAVTQASATHVCLRAVRADAVWDAIDDLGITHLCGAPTVCTTIAGSPRAHRLDRPLHITTAGAPPSPTVIGQLEALGITVVHVYGLTEVYGPYTICEFQDAWTELPADARAAKLSRQGVGMVQAEAARVVKRDVLPLVDVRADGEAMGEIVLRGNNVMAGYFRDPAATREAFAGGWFHTGDLGVMHPDGYIQLRDRAKDVIISGGENISTIEVEQALVSHDSVLDVAVIGVPDKKWGERPRAYVLLNPGAQLSAEELIDHARTLLAGYKVPRDIVFADELPRTSTGKVLKFELRQDAQHD, encoded by the coding sequence ATGTCTGTCTCGGACACCGATACGACCCTTGCCGAGGCACTGGCCCTCGACGCCGACTTCGGCCGGATCGACTGCGGCACCGCCAACCGGTCCGAACTGAGTCCGCTGCGGTTTCTCGAACGCAGCGCAACGGTCTTCGGCGACCGCACCGCCATCATCTACGGGCGTCGTCGTGCGAGTTACGCGGAGTTCGCCGACGAGGTGCAGCGCCTCGCCCGGGTCCTCAAGAGCCGGATCACGCGCGGGGAGCGGATCGCCTATCTCGCACCCAACATCCCGGAGATGCTCGTCGCGCACTACGCGGTGCCGCTGGCCGGCGGTGTGCTCGTCGCGCTCAACTCCCGCCTGGCCGGACCCGAACTGGTCTACATCCTCAATCACGCCGGCGTCACCACGCTGTTCTTCGACGCCGAATTCCGGCACACCGTCTCGCTCATCGCCGACGAGGTGCCCGAGATGGCCACCACCGTCGAGATCACCGACCCCGAATTCGGTCCTACGCCAGGCGATGTCGGCGCGTCGGGGATCACCGGCCTGCAGACCTATGCCGATTTCCTGGCACTGGCCGACGGTCCCGACGTCGAGAGCGATCCCATCCCGTGGACCGTCGACGACGAGGACACCGTCATCACCATCAACTACACCTCGGGGACCACCGGAAAACCCAAGGGCGTCATGTACACCCACCGCGGGGCGTACCTGAACTCCTTCGGCGAGACCTTCCACAACCAGTTCACCGGTCACAGCCGCTACCTGTGGACGCTGCCAATGTTCCATTGCAACGGTTGGTGCACCCCGTGGGCGGTCACCCAGGCGTCGGCGACCCATGTGTGCCTGCGAGCGGTGCGTGCCGACGCCGTGTGGGACGCCATCGACGATCTCGGCATCACCCACCTGTGCGGGGCGCCCACGGTGTGCACGACGATCGCGGGATCGCCTCGCGCACATCGCCTCGACCGGCCGTTGCACATCACCACCGCGGGCGCGCCACCGAGCCCGACCGTCATCGGTCAGCTCGAGGCGCTCGGCATCACCGTGGTCCACGTCTACGGTCTAACCGAGGTCTACGGCCCGTACACGATCTGCGAATTCCAGGACGCCTGGACCGAATTGCCCGCCGATGCGCGCGCGGCCAAGCTCTCCCGACAGGGCGTGGGCATGGTGCAGGCCGAGGCGGCGCGCGTCGTCAAACGTGACGTCCTGCCGCTCGTCGACGTGCGCGCCGACGGAGAAGCCATGGGCGAGATCGTGTTACGCGGCAACAACGTGATGGCCGGTTACTTCCGGGACCCGGCCGCCACCCGGGAGGCATTCGCCGGTGGCTGGTTTCACACCGGCGATCTCGGGGTGATGCATCCCGACGGATACATCCAGCTGCGCGATCGAGCCAAGGACGTAATCATCTCCGGCGGCGAGAACATCTCCACCATCGAGGTCGAACAGGCTCTGGTGAGCCATGATTCGGTCCTCGACGTCGCCGTCATCGGCGTTCCCGACAAGAAGTGGGGTGAGCGTCCGCGCGCCTACGTCCTGCTCAACCCCGGGGCGCAGCTGAGCGCCGAAGAGCTCATCGACCACGCCCGGACCCTGCTGGCCGGCTACAAGGTGCCGCGCGACATCGTCTTCGCCGACGAGCTACCGCGCACCTCCACCGGCAAGGTGCTCAAATTCGAGTTGCGTCAAGACGCCCAGCACGACTGA
- a CDS encoding YdcF family protein yields the protein MRLRVVALIVAVVLAVTVGGLVSSPARADNGSSDWSSSGLGSSDLLSPTSLFLWQSPPTRYIVVLGAKMGTFGQTPTILNERLDTGAALARSHPFNRVIVSGGDTWWLPVSEAQFMNLGLMRRGVPMWQMVNEGRSTDTVENATYTVAMLKAMGATGALIVTNAFHMPRAMRDFRAAAAKEHAALQFQPSYA from the coding sequence ATGCGGCTTCGGGTGGTGGCATTAATCGTGGCAGTGGTTCTCGCGGTGACCGTCGGCGGCCTGGTGTCGTCGCCGGCCCGCGCGGACAACGGCTCCTCGGATTGGAGCAGTTCGGGTCTGGGCAGCTCGGATCTGCTCTCCCCCACCAGCCTGTTCCTGTGGCAGAGTCCACCGACCCGTTACATCGTCGTGCTGGGGGCCAAGATGGGAACCTTCGGTCAGACGCCGACGATCCTGAATGAGCGCCTCGACACCGGCGCGGCCTTGGCTCGTTCGCATCCGTTCAATCGGGTCATCGTCTCCGGCGGCGATACCTGGTGGCTGCCGGTGTCGGAGGCACAGTTCATGAATCTCGGGCTGATGAGGCGCGGTGTGCCGATGTGGCAGATGGTCAACGAAGGCCGCTCCACCGACACCGTGGAGAACGCCACCTACACCGTCGCCATGCTCAAGGCCATGGGCGCCACCGGCGCGCTGATCGTTACCAACGCGTTCCACATGCCCAGGGCCATGCGCGATTTCCGGGCGGCCGCGGCCAAAGAGCACGCCGCTCTGCAGTTCCAGCCGAGCTACGCCTGA
- a CDS encoding TetR/AcrR family transcriptional regulator: protein MAPSDTTVDPVDLRTQVVAASIRLFSEYGYESTTVDQIAADAGVSRRTLFRQFRSKEDMIFADHEALIAQVAERLGADEFAPDEAADGPDPWTDVCDAAEIVFTHFLATRDLAVRRLHVVTRVPALRDRELVTTYRYQRVFEEFLRRRLPDESPERIVAFAAAVTSVHNYLLRSMIRGDADATVTTLRRELRRIRLALGADAGGDEHAATAITVVTHPIDAGADQIARAVAEEIRAHRSRRT, encoded by the coding sequence ATGGCACCGAGTGACACGACGGTCGATCCGGTTGATCTGCGCACCCAGGTCGTCGCGGCGTCGATCCGGCTCTTCAGCGAGTACGGGTACGAGTCGACGACCGTCGATCAGATCGCCGCGGACGCCGGGGTCTCCCGACGCACGCTGTTTCGGCAGTTCCGCTCCAAGGAGGACATGATCTTCGCCGATCACGAGGCGCTGATCGCCCAGGTCGCCGAGCGTCTCGGTGCCGACGAGTTCGCGCCGGACGAGGCGGCCGACGGCCCGGACCCGTGGACGGACGTCTGCGATGCCGCCGAGATCGTCTTCACGCACTTCCTCGCCACCCGCGACCTCGCCGTCCGGCGGCTCCACGTCGTCACCCGGGTACCGGCACTGCGCGACCGTGAACTCGTCACCACCTACCGCTACCAGCGGGTCTTCGAGGAGTTTCTGCGCCGGCGCCTGCCCGACGAGTCGCCCGAGCGCATCGTCGCCTTCGCCGCCGCGGTGACCTCGGTGCACAACTACCTGCTGCGGTCGATGATTCGTGGCGACGCCGACGCCACGGTGACCACGCTCCGGCGCGAACTCCGCCGCATCCGGCTGGCACTGGGTGCCGACGCCGGTGGCGACGAGCACGCCGCGACCGCGATCACCGTCGTCACGCACCCGATCGACGCGGGTGCCGATCAGATCGCCCGCGCGGTCGCCGAGGAGATCCGGGCCCACCGATCCCGCCGGACGTGA
- a CDS encoding acyl-CoA dehydrogenase → MSTPTQSPTANPDDTTSSRSTAEPTDIDVPGREGSTELDEATRELLVEGLRRTLDGRWRATRDSVRERANRSDLLPDPSRTLDEARARVLEEMRDLSSQGFAAAGFASDHGGTGDVGASITAIEMLGYADLSLMVKAGVQWGLFGGAVENLGTKRHHDKYVSDIISLDLLGCFAMTETGHGSNVQALETTATYDPQTQEFVIDSPTPSARKDYIGGAAQHARVAAVFAQLITAGAGQEPESHGVHCFVVPIRDDNGDDLPGVTTSDCGYKGGLAGVDNGRILFDHVRIPAENLLNRYADVDADGTYRSPIENPNRRFFTMLGTLIRGRVSVAATAGAAGRKALALATKYGTVRKQFEAPGADDEITVLDYLGHQRKLLPLIAKSYAITCTQNELVAELHEVQSAAPDDSDAGRQRQLESSAAGLKAYGTWHASHAINVSREACGGAGYLDENQLSIMRGDIDVFTTFEGDNTVLTQLVAKELLSAYADDVQGLSAGGWVRFIAGMARDVVVEKTAARQVIQTLLESSDEDTEKSTLTDRGTQIRLFRNREDHLVRTCAQRLRRATDDDNDAFEVFNNAQDHLLKVGRVHTERVVLESFIEAINDCDSKAAAELLGKVCDLFVYSALEDDLAWFLMHRHVSVERAKAIRRGVNELCLELRPYADILVDAFGIPENLLVAPMIENG, encoded by the coding sequence ATGTCCACACCCACGCAATCGCCGACCGCGAACCCCGACGACACCACCAGCAGTCGCAGCACCGCGGAACCGACGGACATCGACGTCCCCGGCCGCGAGGGATCGACCGAACTCGATGAGGCGACCCGAGAGTTACTCGTCGAGGGCCTGCGACGCACGCTCGACGGCCGCTGGCGGGCCACCCGCGACAGCGTGCGCGAACGCGCCAACCGCTCCGACCTGCTACCCGACCCGTCCCGCACACTCGACGAGGCCCGCGCCCGCGTGCTCGAGGAGATGCGCGACCTGTCGTCGCAGGGATTCGCGGCGGCCGGTTTCGCGAGCGATCACGGCGGCACCGGTGACGTGGGCGCATCGATCACCGCCATCGAGATGCTCGGCTACGCCGATCTGTCACTGATGGTGAAGGCCGGCGTGCAATGGGGTCTGTTCGGCGGGGCCGTGGAGAACCTGGGCACCAAGCGCCACCACGACAAGTACGTCTCCGACATCATCAGCCTCGATCTGCTCGGCTGCTTCGCGATGACCGAGACCGGCCACGGCTCGAATGTGCAGGCATTGGAGACGACGGCCACCTACGACCCGCAGACGCAGGAGTTCGTCATCGACTCCCCCACCCCGTCGGCACGCAAGGACTACATCGGCGGTGCCGCACAGCACGCGCGGGTGGCCGCGGTCTTCGCCCAGCTGATCACCGCCGGGGCGGGCCAGGAGCCGGAAAGCCATGGGGTGCACTGCTTTGTGGTGCCGATCCGCGACGACAACGGCGACGACCTACCGGGTGTGACGACCAGCGACTGCGGCTACAAGGGCGGCCTCGCCGGCGTCGACAACGGACGAATCCTGTTCGACCACGTCCGGATTCCCGCGGAGAACCTCCTCAACCGCTATGCCGACGTCGACGCCGACGGCACCTACCGCTCCCCCATCGAGAACCCTAATCGGCGGTTCTTCACCATGCTCGGCACCCTGATCCGGGGTCGGGTCTCGGTGGCGGCGACCGCAGGCGCAGCCGGACGCAAGGCACTGGCGCTCGCCACGAAGTACGGGACGGTCCGCAAACAGTTCGAGGCACCCGGCGCCGACGACGAGATCACCGTGCTCGACTATCTGGGCCATCAGCGAAAACTGTTGCCACTCATCGCGAAATCCTATGCCATCACATGCACCCAGAACGAGCTCGTCGCCGAGCTACATGAAGTGCAGTCGGCCGCACCCGACGATTCCGACGCCGGACGACAGCGCCAGCTCGAGAGCTCGGCGGCCGGGTTGAAGGCCTACGGCACCTGGCACGCGTCGCACGCGATCAACGTCAGCCGCGAAGCCTGCGGCGGCGCAGGCTATCTCGATGAGAACCAGCTCTCGATCATGCGCGGTGACATCGACGTGTTCACCACCTTCGAGGGTGACAACACGGTCCTCACCCAGCTGGTCGCCAAGGAACTGCTCTCCGCCTACGCCGACGACGTGCAGGGCCTCTCGGCCGGCGGGTGGGTACGATTCATCGCCGGTATGGCGCGCGACGTCGTCGTCGAGAAAACCGCTGCGCGCCAGGTGATCCAAACCCTGCTGGAAAGCTCCGACGAGGACACCGAGAAGTCGACGCTGACCGATCGCGGCACGCAGATCCGCTTGTTCCGCAACCGCGAGGATCATCTCGTCCGCACCTGCGCACAGCGGCTACGACGGGCCACCGACGACGACAACGACGCCTTCGAGGTGTTCAACAACGCCCAGGATCACCTGTTGAAGGTCGGGCGGGTACACACCGAACGCGTGGTACTCGAATCGTTCATCGAGGCGATCAACGACTGCGACTCGAAGGCCGCGGCCGAACTGCTCGGCAAGGTCTGCGATCTGTTCGTGTACTCGGCGCTCGAGGACGACCTGGCATGGTTCCTCATGCACCGACACGTGTCGGTGGAGCGCGCCAAGGCGATCCGGCGCGGCGTCAACGAACTGTGTCTCGAATTGCGGCCCTACGCAGACATTCTCGTCGATGCCTTCGGCATTCCGGAGAACCTCCTGGTGGCGCCGATGATCGAGAACGGGTAG